Proteins encoded together in one Acanthochromis polyacanthus isolate Apoly-LR-REF ecotype Palm Island chromosome 12, KAUST_Apoly_ChrSc, whole genome shotgun sequence window:
- the arhgef5 gene encoding trichohyalin isoform X8: METKRPSCSLLDSNVNMSDHKLQPGGRISRDPSPRPAMTAQSDREEVRRSESQAVKMRDKVRYKDVETMERLYERERRRDGERRERRPEEDRGRNGRPLSNQEKEAERDVRRGPKKGDTFPRVKKDNRRMTPSDERGERRPRRGDEEGWDRTWYRDEVRPRDRNQESDLRGQDWRRDVEVRAREEGRRREREVRVSSPHRRRDREVHSDRREKREGRRDTRSEGDSEEREMRRETAKREEVVYQNSRSEGDDKRDREREEDRARRRADRQRRTERQEDRYDRKEDRYDRKEDRYDRKEDRKEDRYDRKEDRYDRKEDRKEDRYDRKEDRKEDRYDRKEDRYDRKEDRYDRKEDRKEDRYDRKEDRYDRKDDRKEVRYDRKEVRYDRKEDRKEDRYDRNDRKEERYDRKEDRYDRKEERYDRKEERKEDDAFRRQRTDRDRVPPKPPPRAQSSGEWSSDSESRFRRDQDRRDLERRHEGRSEGGRGEATGGASEQRRMWLEPQRNTREPSVDRERHARQKESRMEAEEKKAEEGRYRGGQGETEGVSVDGEEVQERHPSNSEGEERDGSDYWARSEDSEGGSDADWRQERDRMLSGEDGFVTVSSSGDREDEEDEEFVDCQEFWDVRDDSPGEEEETKYGFCVTGQTLPRSQAGQTGVDEASLETRHDDLRRGQHPNTTQEPEEPLPSELQEPRVILRSKPEHPYDEVGTIKRDSQTERLLKEWRQKNKDPAAGDADQTSPLPRNPYADVGSQVDFENIQPILDQIKSGAMSPEEVEAIRIRMSGAWSMSEEPKRHSQAPHLKWAKNVIREILGRSEETGVDEPNTPKQPEPEEEEEEEEEEEAAPDVQLTPEEDQSEEELEGLRGTRSSRAVMHVEQQPDMHVKTNTPLETDRQGGQAERKDLEGGGEEVAGSKRKEVEMFLSVSGTLYKPSSCPILNYEDEEEVEEAGKAQEVEVGVRQEVEVEGRQEVEVEGRQEVEVDKGKVGTLTSSCSFQDLGPEVRIRRRGIRKTTERRNGELVEVEEEEDEGVGRDRRTRIFSATDDEDDRSKSWGEVELKNVLDTIDKRRRNSKFFNAAQLYQQYSEAAQNFEILRQARSDILSLCEENSPAPSPPPARRPLPPLPPVPHPHSLSHSPSISSTQSLTLPEPPRTERRSSSPRLSISLSGQSASLWRELPGVRNSVELEELSEDQRRLQEVRFEVVTSEASYCRSLDIVVDHFVKSKQLGAKLTNQDRNWLFSRLADVRAISHSFLSKLEERVESDIMHFTVCDIIARHCQRFRMVYVPYLTNQSYQDATYQRLMNENQEFKQLVAKLERSPVCQRLPLRSFLVLPFQRITRIKLLVQNIVKRTTPGTAEALQAIKAMKLLEKLIQESNDSISQMKSIESLVSLSAKVDFECRTLPLVSQSRRLVREGPVTELIDFSLKDTERGVYLHLFNDYLLLSLQKEGGRFTVIDHSPVSDLRAENCRVKLHSLQKNLFRLHMSHKALLLRTDTQSDKLRWISALSRPHQEIDFSAAQDFEQMQCIRAFVAQQPDELSLEKADVILVHQQSSDNWVEGTRLSDRHRGWMPKSHLETISNSRVRQRNLSDALKLTTATAAV; this comes from the exons ATGGAGACCAAAAGGCCGAGCTGCAGCCTTCTCGACTCAAACGTTAACATGTCCGACCACAAGCTCCAGCCGGGCGGAAGAATCTCCAGAGATCCCAGTCCGAGGCCGGCGATGACGGCCCAGTCCGACCGAGAGGAGGTCCGGAGGAGTGAGAGCCAAGCTGTGAAGATGAGAGACAAAGTGAGATACAAAGACGTGGAGACAATGGAGAGACTCTATGAAAGAGAGAGACGAAGggatggagagaggagagagaggaggccagaggaggacagaggaagGAATGGAAGACCTCTGTCCAACCAGGAGAAGGAGGCCGAGAGGGACGTCAGGAGAGGCCCGAAGAAAGGCGACACATTTCCCAGAGTCAAGAAAGACAACAGAAGAATGACGCCGAGCGACGAAAGAGGGGAGAGGAGGCCGAggagaggagatgaggaggGCTGGGACAGAACCTGGTACCGAGACGAAGTCCGACCCAGAGACAGAAACCAGGAATCAGACCTCCGAGGTCAGGACTGGAGACGAGATGTGGAGGTCAGAGCGAGGGAGGAAGgtagaagaagagagagagaggtcagGGTGAGTTCTCCTCACAGAAGACGAGACAGAGAGGTTCATTCGGATagaagagagaagagggaaGGACGGAGGGACACGAGGAGCGAAGGGGACAGCGAGGAGAGAGAGATGAGGAGGGAGACAGCCAAGAGAGAGGAGGTGGTCTACCAGAACAGCAGGAGTGAAGGAGACGACaagagagacagggagagggaggaggacagGGCCAGGAGGAGGGCAGACAGgcagaggaggacagaaagacaggaggacaggtacGACAGGAAGGAGGACAGGTACGACAGGAAGGAGGACAGGTACGACAGGAAGGAGGACAG GAAGGAGGACAGGTACGACAGGAAGGAGGACAGGTACGACAGGAAGGAGGACAGGAAGGAGGACAGGTACGACAGGAAGGAGGACAGAAAGGAGGACAGGTACGACAGGAAGGAGGACAGGTACGACAGGAAGGAGGACAGGTACGACAGGAAGGAGGACAGGAAGGAGGACAGGTACGACAGGAAGGAGGACAGGTACGACAGGAAGGACGACAGGAAGGAGGTCAGGTACGACAGGAAGGAGGTCAGGTACGACAGGAAGGAGGACAGGAAGGAGGACAGGTACGACAGGAATGACAGGAAAGAGGAGAGGTATGACAGGAAGGAGGACAGGTACGACAGGAAAGAGGAGAGGTATGacaggaaggaggagaggaaggaggacgaTGCATTCAGGCGTCAGAGGACAGATCGGGACAGAGTACCTCCCAAACCTCCACCGCGAGCCCAGAGCAGCGGCGAGTGGAGCAGTGACAGCGAGTCCAGATTCAGGAGAGACCAAGACAGACGAGACTTGGAGAGAAGACACGAAGGGAGAAGTGAGGGAGGCAGAGGGGAGGCGACAGGGGGAGCGTCAGAGCAGAGGAGGATGTGGTTAGAACCGCAGAGGAATACCAGAGAACCATCTGTAGACCGAGAGAGGCACGCGAGGCAGAAAGAGAGCAGGATGGAGGCCGAGGAGAAGAAAGCAGAGGAGGGCAGATATAGGGGAGgacagggagagacagagggggTGAGTGTGGACGGAGAGGAGGTGCAGGAGAGACATCCGTCCAACAGCGAAGGGGAGGAAAGAGATGGAAGCGACTACTGGGCGCGCTCGGAAGACAGCGAAGGAGGAAGTGATGCGGACTGGAGGCAGGAAAGGGACAGAATGCTGTCGGGAGAGGACGGCTTCGTCACCGTGTCCAGCAGCGGAGACCGAGAAgacgaggaggacgaggagtTCGTGGACTGCCAGGAGTTCTGGGACGTCAGAGATGACTCacctggagaggaggaggagactaaGTATGGCTTCTGTGTGACTGGACAGACTCTGCCCCGGTCACAAGCCGGTCAGACAGGTGTAGACGAGGCAAGTTTAGAAACTCGTCATGATGACCTCAGACGTGGCCAACACCCAAACACCACCCAGGAACCAGAGGAACCCCTCCCCTCTGAGCTTCAGGAGCCCAGAGTCATCCTGAGGAGCAAACCTGAGCATCCGTATGACGAGGTCGGGACGATTAAACGAGACTCTCAGACCGAAAGACTCCTCAAAGAATGGAGGCAGAAGAACAAAGACCCGGCAGCCGGAGACGCCGACCAGACCTCTCCTCTCCCCAGGAACCCCTACGCCGACGTCGGCTCCCAGGTGGACTTTGAGAATATCCAGCCCATCCTGGACCAGATCAAGTCCGGAGCCATGAGTCCGGAGGAGGTGGAGGCTATCCGGATCCGGATGAGCGGAGCTTGGAGCATGTCCGAGGAGCCCAAGAGGCACTCCCAGGCACCTCACCTCAAGTGGGCCAAAAACGTGATCCGAGAGATCCTGGGACGCTCCGAGGAGACGGGGGTGGACGAACCGAACACACCCAAACAACCTGAAcccgaagaggaggaggaggaggaggaggaggaagaggcggCGCCTGATGTTCAGCTAACACCGGAGGAGGATCAGtcggaggaggagctggaggggcTGAGAGGTACGAGGTCGAGCAGAGCCGTCATGCATGTTGAACAGCAACCAGACATGCATGTAAAAACTAACACGCCACtagagacggacagacagggAGGACAGGCAGAGAGGAAAGATCTAGAGGGAGGAGGCGAGGAGGTGGCAGGGAGCAAACGAAAGGAGGTGGAGATGTTTCTGAGTGTCAGCGGCACTCTGTACAAACCCAGCAGCTGCCCCATTCTGAACtatgaggatgaggaggaggtggaggaggcagGGAAGGCACAGGAAGTGGAGGTGGGAGTCAGACAGGAAGTGGAGGTGgaaggcagacaggaagtggaggtggaaggcagacaggaagtggaagTGGACAAGGGTAAAGTAGGGACGTTGACGAGCTCCTGCAGCTTTCAGGATCTGGGTCCTGAAGTTCGGATCCGAAGGAGAGGAATCCGTAAGACGACAGAGAGAAGAAATGGAGAGCTGGTAGAggtggaggaagaagaggatgaAGGTGTTGGAAGAGACCGCAGAACCAGAATATTCTCTGCAACAG ATGACGAAGACGACCGCAGTAAAAGCTGGGGGGAAGTGGAGCTCAA GAATGTTTTGGACACGATCGACAAGCGAAGAAGGAACTCAAAGTTTTTCA ATGCTGCCCAGCTCTACCAGCAGTACAGTGAAGCAGCTCAGAACTTTGAGATCCTCCGTCAGGCCCGTTCAGACATCCTCTCGCTGTGTGAGGAGAACTCTCCggctccttctcctcctccggcCCGCCGCCCCCTGCCTCCCCTGCCTCCCGTCCCTCACCCCCACTCCCTCAGCCACAGCCCCTCCATCAGCAGCACCCAGAGCCTGACGCTGCCAGAACCCCCCAGAACCGAGCGCCGGTCCTCCTCCCCCAGACTCTCCATCTCCCTCAGCGGCCAGTCGGCCTCCCTGTGGAGGGAGCTGCCCGGAGTCAGGAACAGCGtggagctggaggagctgaGCGAGGACCAGAGGAGGCTGCAGGAG GTGAGGTTTGAGGTGGTGACCTCAGAGGCTTCGTACTGCAGGAGTCTGGACATCGTGGTGGACCACTTTGTGAAGTCCAAGCAGCTCGGAGCGAAGCTGACCAACCAGGACAGGAACTGGCTCTTCTCCAGACTGGCCGATGTCCGAGCCATCAGCCACAG TTTCCTGTCAAAGCTGGAGGAGCGGGTCGAGTCGGACATCATGCACTTCACGGTTTGTGACATCATCGCTCGCCACTGCCAGCGCTTCAGGATGGTTTATGTTCCCTACCTCACCAACCAGTCGTACCAGGACGCCACCTACCAGAGGCTCAT GAACGAGAATCAGGAGTTCAAGCAGCTGGTGGCCAAACTAGAGAGGAGTCCGGTCTGCCAGAGGCTTCCTCTGCGCTCCTTCCTGGTTCTTCCCTTCCAGAGAATCACCAGAATCAAGCTGCTGGTCCAG AACATCGTGAAGAGGACGACTCCAGGAACAGCAGAAGCCCTGCAGGCCATCAAAGCCATGAAGCTCCTGGAGAAG ctGATCCAGGAGAGCAACGACAGCATCTCTCAGATGAAGAGCATCGAGTCTCTGGTTTCTCTCAGCGCTAAAGTCGACTTCGAGTGCAGA ACTCTTCCTCTGGTCAGTCAGTCCCGTCGGCTGGTGAGAGAAGGTCCGGTTACCGAGCTGATAGATTTCTCTCTGAAGGACACGGAGCGAGGCGTTTACCTTCATCTGTTCAACGACTACCTGCTGCTGTCGCTGCAGAAAGA AGGAGGAAGGTTCACCGTCATCGATCACTCTCCCGTCTCAGACCTGCGAGCAGAAAACTGCCGAGTCAAGCTTCACTCGCTGCAGAAGAACCTGTTCCGGCTGCACATGTCGCACAAAGCCCTGCTGCTCCGGACCGACACACA GAGCGATAAGCTACGCTGGATATCGGCGCTCTCCAGGCCTCATCAGGAAATAGACTTTTCTGCTGCACAAG ATTTCGAACAGATGCAGTGTATCCGAGCCTTCGTTGCCCAGCAACCGGACGAGCTGTCCTTAGAAAAAGCCGACGTTATTCTGGTGCACCAGCAGAGCAGCGACA actgGGTCGAGGGAACCCGGCTGTCGGACCGACACCGTGGGTGGATGCCCAAGTCCCACCTGGAGACCATCAGCAACTCCAGAGTCCGACAACGAAACCTGTCGGACGCCCTCAAACTCACCACGGCCACAGCTGCTGTCTAg
- the arhgef5 gene encoding trichohyalin isoform X32, which produces METKRPSCSLLDSNVNMSDHKLQPGGRISRDPSPRPAMTAQSDREEVRRSESQAVKMRDKVRYKDVETMERLYERERRRDGERRERRPEEDRGRNGRPLSNQEKEAERDVRRGPKKGDTFPRVKKDNRRMTPSDERGERRPRRGDEEGWDRTWYRDEVRPRDRNQESDLRGQDWRRDVEVRAREEGRRREREVRVSSPHRRRDREVHSDRREKREGRRDTRSEGDSEEREMRRETAKREEVVYQNSRSEGDDKRDREREEDRARRRADRQRRTERQEDRYDRKEDRYDRKEDRYDRKEDRKEDRYDRKEDRYDRKEDRYDRKEDRYDRKDDRKEVRYDRKEVRYDRKEDRKEDRYDRNDRKEERYDRKEDRYDRKEERYDRKEERKEDDAFRRQRTDRDRVPPKPPPRAQSSGEWSSDSESRFRRDQDRRDLERRHEGRSEGGRGEATGGASEQRRMWLEPQRNTREPSVDRERHARQKESRMEAEEKKAEEGRYRGGQGETEGVSVDGEEVQERHPSNSEGEERDGSDYWARSEDSEGGSDADWRQERDRMLSGEDGFVTVSSSGDREDEEDEEFVDCQEFWDVRDDSPGEEEETKYGFCVTGQTLPRSQAGQTGVDEASLETRHDDLRRGQHPNTTQEPEEPLPSELQEPRVILRSKPEHPYDEVGTIKRDSQTERLLKEWRQKNKDPAAGDADQTSPLPRNPYADVGSQVDFENIQPILDQIKSGAMSPEEVEAIRIRMSGAWSMSEEPKRHSQAPHLKWAKNVIREILGRSEETGVDEPNTPKQPEPEEEEEEEEEEEAAPDVQLTPEEDQSEEELEGLRGTRSSRAVMHVEQQPDMHVKTNTPLETDRQGGQAERKDLEGGGEEVAGSKRKEVEMFLSVSGTLYKPSSCPILNYEDEEEVEEAGKAQEVEVGVRQEVEVEGRQEVEVEGRQEVEVDKGKVGTLTSSCSFQDLGPEVRIRRRGIRKTTERRNGELVEVEEEEDEGVGRDRRTRIFSATDDEDDRSKSWGEVELKNVLDTIDKRRRNSKFFNAAQLYQQYSEAAQNFEILRQARSDILSLCEENSPAPSPPPARRPLPPLPPVPHPHSLSHSPSISSTQSLTLPEPPRTERRSSSPRLSISLSGQSASLWRELPGVRNSVELEELSEDQRRLQEVRFEVVTSEASYCRSLDIVVDHFVKSKQLGAKLTNQDRNWLFSRLADVRAISHSFLSKLEERVESDIMHFTVCDIIARHCQRFRMVYVPYLTNQSYQDATYQRLMNENQEFKQLVAKLERSPVCQRLPLRSFLVLPFQRITRIKLLVQNIVKRTTPGTAEALQAIKAMKLLEKLIQESNDSISQMKSIESLVSLSAKVDFECRTLPLVSQSRRLVREGPVTELIDFSLKDTERGVYLHLFNDYLLLSLQKEGGRFTVIDHSPVSDLRAENCRVKLHSLQKNLFRLHMSHKALLLRTDTQSDKLRWISALSRPHQEIDFSAAQDFEQMQCIRAFVAQQPDELSLEKADVILVHQQSSDNWVEGTRLSDRHRGWMPKSHLETISNSRVRQRNLSDALKLTTATAAV; this is translated from the exons ATGGAGACCAAAAGGCCGAGCTGCAGCCTTCTCGACTCAAACGTTAACATGTCCGACCACAAGCTCCAGCCGGGCGGAAGAATCTCCAGAGATCCCAGTCCGAGGCCGGCGATGACGGCCCAGTCCGACCGAGAGGAGGTCCGGAGGAGTGAGAGCCAAGCTGTGAAGATGAGAGACAAAGTGAGATACAAAGACGTGGAGACAATGGAGAGACTCTATGAAAGAGAGAGACGAAGggatggagagaggagagagaggaggccagaggaggacagaggaagGAATGGAAGACCTCTGTCCAACCAGGAGAAGGAGGCCGAGAGGGACGTCAGGAGAGGCCCGAAGAAAGGCGACACATTTCCCAGAGTCAAGAAAGACAACAGAAGAATGACGCCGAGCGACGAAAGAGGGGAGAGGAGGCCGAggagaggagatgaggaggGCTGGGACAGAACCTGGTACCGAGACGAAGTCCGACCCAGAGACAGAAACCAGGAATCAGACCTCCGAGGTCAGGACTGGAGACGAGATGTGGAGGTCAGAGCGAGGGAGGAAGgtagaagaagagagagagaggtcagGGTGAGTTCTCCTCACAGAAGACGAGACAGAGAGGTTCATTCGGATagaagagagaagagggaaGGACGGAGGGACACGAGGAGCGAAGGGGACAGCGAGGAGAGAGAGATGAGGAGGGAGACAGCCAAGAGAGAGGAGGTGGTCTACCAGAACAGCAGGAGTGAAGGAGACGACaagagagacagggagagggaggaggacagGGCCAGGAGGAGGGCAGACAGgcagaggaggacagaaagacaggaggacaggtacGACAGGAAGGAGGACAGGTACGACAGGAAGGAGGACAGGTACGACAGGAAGGAGGACAG GAAGGAGGACAGGTACGACAGGAAGGAGGACAGGTACGACAGGAAGGAGGACAG GTACGACAGGAAGGAGGACAGGTACGACAGGAAGGACGACAGGAAGGAGGTCAGGTACGACAGGAAGGAGGTCAGGTACGACAGGAAGGAGGACAGGAAGGAGGACAGGTACGACAGGAATGACAGGAAAGAGGAGAGGTATGACAGGAAGGAGGACAGGTACGACAGGAAAGAGGAGAGGTATGacaggaaggaggagaggaaggaggacgaTGCATTCAGGCGTCAGAGGACAGATCGGGACAGAGTACCTCCCAAACCTCCACCGCGAGCCCAGAGCAGCGGCGAGTGGAGCAGTGACAGCGAGTCCAGATTCAGGAGAGACCAAGACAGACGAGACTTGGAGAGAAGACACGAAGGGAGAAGTGAGGGAGGCAGAGGGGAGGCGACAGGGGGAGCGTCAGAGCAGAGGAGGATGTGGTTAGAACCGCAGAGGAATACCAGAGAACCATCTGTAGACCGAGAGAGGCACGCGAGGCAGAAAGAGAGCAGGATGGAGGCCGAGGAGAAGAAAGCAGAGGAGGGCAGATATAGGGGAGgacagggagagacagagggggTGAGTGTGGACGGAGAGGAGGTGCAGGAGAGACATCCGTCCAACAGCGAAGGGGAGGAAAGAGATGGAAGCGACTACTGGGCGCGCTCGGAAGACAGCGAAGGAGGAAGTGATGCGGACTGGAGGCAGGAAAGGGACAGAATGCTGTCGGGAGAGGACGGCTTCGTCACCGTGTCCAGCAGCGGAGACCGAGAAgacgaggaggacgaggagtTCGTGGACTGCCAGGAGTTCTGGGACGTCAGAGATGACTCacctggagaggaggaggagactaaGTATGGCTTCTGTGTGACTGGACAGACTCTGCCCCGGTCACAAGCCGGTCAGACAGGTGTAGACGAGGCAAGTTTAGAAACTCGTCATGATGACCTCAGACGTGGCCAACACCCAAACACCACCCAGGAACCAGAGGAACCCCTCCCCTCTGAGCTTCAGGAGCCCAGAGTCATCCTGAGGAGCAAACCTGAGCATCCGTATGACGAGGTCGGGACGATTAAACGAGACTCTCAGACCGAAAGACTCCTCAAAGAATGGAGGCAGAAGAACAAAGACCCGGCAGCCGGAGACGCCGACCAGACCTCTCCTCTCCCCAGGAACCCCTACGCCGACGTCGGCTCCCAGGTGGACTTTGAGAATATCCAGCCCATCCTGGACCAGATCAAGTCCGGAGCCATGAGTCCGGAGGAGGTGGAGGCTATCCGGATCCGGATGAGCGGAGCTTGGAGCATGTCCGAGGAGCCCAAGAGGCACTCCCAGGCACCTCACCTCAAGTGGGCCAAAAACGTGATCCGAGAGATCCTGGGACGCTCCGAGGAGACGGGGGTGGACGAACCGAACACACCCAAACAACCTGAAcccgaagaggaggaggaggaggaggaggaggaagaggcggCGCCTGATGTTCAGCTAACACCGGAGGAGGATCAGtcggaggaggagctggaggggcTGAGAGGTACGAGGTCGAGCAGAGCCGTCATGCATGTTGAACAGCAACCAGACATGCATGTAAAAACTAACACGCCACtagagacggacagacagggAGGACAGGCAGAGAGGAAAGATCTAGAGGGAGGAGGCGAGGAGGTGGCAGGGAGCAAACGAAAGGAGGTGGAGATGTTTCTGAGTGTCAGCGGCACTCTGTACAAACCCAGCAGCTGCCCCATTCTGAACtatgaggatgaggaggaggtggaggaggcagGGAAGGCACAGGAAGTGGAGGTGGGAGTCAGACAGGAAGTGGAGGTGgaaggcagacaggaagtggaggtggaaggcagacaggaagtggaagTGGACAAGGGTAAAGTAGGGACGTTGACGAGCTCCTGCAGCTTTCAGGATCTGGGTCCTGAAGTTCGGATCCGAAGGAGAGGAATCCGTAAGACGACAGAGAGAAGAAATGGAGAGCTGGTAGAggtggaggaagaagaggatgaAGGTGTTGGAAGAGACCGCAGAACCAGAATATTCTCTGCAACAG ATGACGAAGACGACCGCAGTAAAAGCTGGGGGGAAGTGGAGCTCAA GAATGTTTTGGACACGATCGACAAGCGAAGAAGGAACTCAAAGTTTTTCA ATGCTGCCCAGCTCTACCAGCAGTACAGTGAAGCAGCTCAGAACTTTGAGATCCTCCGTCAGGCCCGTTCAGACATCCTCTCGCTGTGTGAGGAGAACTCTCCggctccttctcctcctccggcCCGCCGCCCCCTGCCTCCCCTGCCTCCCGTCCCTCACCCCCACTCCCTCAGCCACAGCCCCTCCATCAGCAGCACCCAGAGCCTGACGCTGCCAGAACCCCCCAGAACCGAGCGCCGGTCCTCCTCCCCCAGACTCTCCATCTCCCTCAGCGGCCAGTCGGCCTCCCTGTGGAGGGAGCTGCCCGGAGTCAGGAACAGCGtggagctggaggagctgaGCGAGGACCAGAGGAGGCTGCAGGAG GTGAGGTTTGAGGTGGTGACCTCAGAGGCTTCGTACTGCAGGAGTCTGGACATCGTGGTGGACCACTTTGTGAAGTCCAAGCAGCTCGGAGCGAAGCTGACCAACCAGGACAGGAACTGGCTCTTCTCCAGACTGGCCGATGTCCGAGCCATCAGCCACAG TTTCCTGTCAAAGCTGGAGGAGCGGGTCGAGTCGGACATCATGCACTTCACGGTTTGTGACATCATCGCTCGCCACTGCCAGCGCTTCAGGATGGTTTATGTTCCCTACCTCACCAACCAGTCGTACCAGGACGCCACCTACCAGAGGCTCAT GAACGAGAATCAGGAGTTCAAGCAGCTGGTGGCCAAACTAGAGAGGAGTCCGGTCTGCCAGAGGCTTCCTCTGCGCTCCTTCCTGGTTCTTCCCTTCCAGAGAATCACCAGAATCAAGCTGCTGGTCCAG AACATCGTGAAGAGGACGACTCCAGGAACAGCAGAAGCCCTGCAGGCCATCAAAGCCATGAAGCTCCTGGAGAAG ctGATCCAGGAGAGCAACGACAGCATCTCTCAGATGAAGAGCATCGAGTCTCTGGTTTCTCTCAGCGCTAAAGTCGACTTCGAGTGCAGA ACTCTTCCTCTGGTCAGTCAGTCCCGTCGGCTGGTGAGAGAAGGTCCGGTTACCGAGCTGATAGATTTCTCTCTGAAGGACACGGAGCGAGGCGTTTACCTTCATCTGTTCAACGACTACCTGCTGCTGTCGCTGCAGAAAGA AGGAGGAAGGTTCACCGTCATCGATCACTCTCCCGTCTCAGACCTGCGAGCAGAAAACTGCCGAGTCAAGCTTCACTCGCTGCAGAAGAACCTGTTCCGGCTGCACATGTCGCACAAAGCCCTGCTGCTCCGGACCGACACACA GAGCGATAAGCTACGCTGGATATCGGCGCTCTCCAGGCCTCATCAGGAAATAGACTTTTCTGCTGCACAAG ATTTCGAACAGATGCAGTGTATCCGAGCCTTCGTTGCCCAGCAACCGGACGAGCTGTCCTTAGAAAAAGCCGACGTTATTCTGGTGCACCAGCAGAGCAGCGACA actgGGTCGAGGGAACCCGGCTGTCGGACCGACACCGTGGGTGGATGCCCAAGTCCCACCTGGAGACCATCAGCAACTCCAGAGTCCGACAACGAAACCTGTCGGACGCCCTCAAACTCACCACGGCCACAGCTGCTGTCTAg